In a genomic window of Candidatus Competibacteraceae bacterium:
- a CDS encoding YfiR family protein, protein MPRRRLLLAWLSFLPRAFDGAAGWAETADESELKAAYIYRFAQFTWWAKPPSDEFDFCFQGQHSVGEGLRQLRGKTVGDAPVNVVRVDSPEAAKTCHVLFLHPAKRGELVEWVSALAARPILLASDSPDAFQENVMIVFAMEPNRVSFKINLSQARASGLFLSAQMLKLAQEIR, encoded by the coding sequence ATGCCGCGCCGTCGGCTACTGCTCGCATGGCTGAGTTTCCTGCCGCGCGCTTTTGACGGGGCGGCGGGATGGGCGGAAACGGCGGATGAATCCGAGCTGAAAGCCGCTTATATCTACCGTTTTGCCCAGTTCACCTGGTGGGCGAAGCCACCGTCCGATGAGTTTGACTTTTGCTTCCAGGGCCAGCATTCGGTCGGCGAGGGCTTGCGGCAGCTTCGCGGGAAAACCGTGGGGGATGCACCGGTCAACGTAGTGCGGGTCGATTCGCCCGAGGCGGCCAAAACCTGCCATGTCCTGTTCCTGCATCCCGCCAAGCGCGGCGAACTGGTGGAGTGGGTGAGTGCGCTGGCAGCGCGGCCGATTTTGCTGGCCAGCGACTCACCGGACGCTTTTCAGGAAAACGTCATGATCGTGTTTGCGATGGAACCCAACCGTGTCTCGTTCAAAATCAACCTCAGTCAGGCGCGTGCTTCAGGATTGTTTCTAAGCGCCCAAATGCTCAAGCTCGCTCAAGAGATACGCTAG
- a CDS encoding diguanylate cyclase, translating to MLALNVLGGAVTMLATLVLFSFIYFYSAQQRLTDHAITTARLLAQNLTSMVVFGDRQSAQSLLTSFDQHPDVPMAAVYDEKGQIFATWTQPKSPSKEVVIPAAPAGLEAGFTRLEAGQLEIVVPLLQQRERIGAFLLRVSLRSIGREIQHFMAIGLALTLSAIALAAILLHRLQLRALAPVFELSNLAERVALQYDYGLRARARGDDEMGRLAQCFNEMLERIEAREKALNAEIGERLAVEQKLDRLAHYDSLTQLPNRHLFQKELQRIVDETVVGKQLAALMFIDLDNFKYANDAAGHDAGDLLLKVVAKRLSAVLRNSDTLCRLGGDEFAAILPQLSSASQAEALAERLIAAVNGPILIRGVEMQVGASIGIAWCPVHAADPGLLLRQADMAMYVAKQAGKNTYRHFDRVMMFDNESHPALQAFLDTENAVVE from the coding sequence ATGTTGGCGTTGAATGTACTCGGTGGCGCGGTGACGATGTTGGCGACCTTGGTGCTGTTTTCGTTTATTTATTTTTATTCCGCCCAGCAACGCCTGACTGACCATGCCATCACCACCGCGCGGTTGCTGGCGCAAAACCTCACGTCGATGGTGGTGTTTGGAGATCGACAGTCCGCCCAAAGCTTGCTGACCTCCTTCGACCAGCACCCCGATGTGCCGATGGCGGCCGTTTATGATGAAAAAGGTCAAATTTTTGCAACGTGGACGCAGCCCAAAAGCCCTTCCAAGGAAGTCGTGATCCCCGCCGCGCCCGCCGGTCTCGAAGCTGGCTTTACCCGGCTTGAGGCCGGACAACTCGAAATCGTCGTCCCCCTGTTGCAACAGAGAGAACGGATCGGCGCGTTTCTGTTGCGGGTAAGTTTGCGCTCCATCGGGCGCGAAATTCAGCACTTTATGGCTATCGGTTTGGCGCTCACCCTGAGCGCTATCGCGTTGGCTGCCATCTTGCTGCATCGGCTCCAGCTGCGCGCTTTGGCTCCTGTATTCGAACTGTCAAATTTGGCCGAACGGGTCGCGTTGCAATACGACTACGGTCTGCGCGCCCGCGCCCGCGGCGATGATGAGATGGGGCGCTTGGCCCAGTGCTTCAATGAGATGCTGGAGCGCATTGAGGCCAGGGAAAAGGCGCTCAACGCCGAAATCGGCGAGCGTCTGGCGGTGGAGCAAAAGCTGGATCGCCTCGCGCACTATGACAGCCTCACGCAATTGCCCAACCGACACCTGTTCCAAAAAGAACTCCAGCGTATCGTGGATGAAACGGTTGTCGGAAAGCAACTGGCGGCTTTGATGTTCATCGATCTGGATAACTTCAAATACGCCAACGACGCGGCCGGCCACGATGCGGGAGATTTGTTGTTGAAGGTGGTGGCCAAGCGATTGTCAGCGGTTCTGCGCAACTCGGATACGCTGTGCCGTTTGGGGGGAGATGAGTTTGCGGCGATCCTGCCTCAACTGAGCAGCGCCTCCCAGGCGGAAGCCTTGGCCGAGCGGCTCATCGCCGCCGTCAATGGGCCCATTCTGATCCGTGGGGTCGAGATGCAAGTCGGCGCCAGTATCGGAATCGCTTGGTGTCCCGTGCACGCCGCGGACCCCGGACTTCTGCTGCGGCAAGCGGATATGGCCATGTATGTCGCCAAGCAGGCGGGCAAGAATACCTACCGTCATTTCGATCGCGTCATGATGTTCGACAACGAAAGCCATCCCGCTCTCCAGGCGTTCCTCGATACCGAAAATGCCGTGGTGGAGTAA